One Diadema setosum chromosome 8, eeDiaSeto1, whole genome shotgun sequence genomic window carries:
- the LOC140231983 gene encoding uncharacterized protein encodes MSSPESLELQHSLSAGSSPRTPGSESDSSECSREDLQLSGSESGVVVAGSAAQFSPSIRDAVSRVLNGYDWSVVAIPTRTATNGKRKPHIKRPMNAFMVWAQAARKKLGNQYPQLHNAELSKTLGKLWRLLSDKEKQPFIEEAERLRQQHKKDYPDYKYQPRRRNKNDNNKKAPPNRPVPSPDPSHQVSTKALLSTMVGEEITDANLKERTDKLGMMMGGAVGQGPPTPPTTPKNDADCTRPTKRQKYSLKVKTEMPMDFAGVDVRDFGSEMMGMEEISSEELDQYIVQTIASVTASHTMPCQQGMIRQTCQMPPFTTNSSYDMANINVSTQSGNARGQWLGRPLATGGNTSPLQATILDNVSVNSKLEQDMMSPPPQYPSTQHHQMQAFNFAAMQQVQQQQQQQQQQQQQQQQSYDFRQASQCDFPQQQHSPRAQMDFYNANPSTPASGMPPAYQYPHTSPQRSPAYVDLSEPTMLQDSRPWEAYASAVRS; translated from the exons ATGAGCAGTCCAGAGAGTTTGGAGTTGCAGCATTCCCTTTCAGCGGGAAGCAGCCCTCGGACACCGGGCAGTGAATCCGATTCCAGTGAATGTAGCCGGGAAGACTTGCAGCTTTCAGGGTCGGAGTCTGGAGTCGTTGTCGCCGGCAGCGCTGCTCAGTTCTCCCCGTCGATCAGGGATGCGGTATCGAGGGTGCTCAATGGCTACGACTGGTCTGTGGTGGCGATCCCGACTCGGACGGCGACAAACGGAAAGAGGAAACCACACATCAAACGGCCGATGAATGCTTTCATGGTATGGGCTCAAGCAGCCAGGAAGAAGCTGGGAAACCAGTACCCACAGCTTCATAACGCAGAGCTCAGCAAGACTCTGGGAAAACTTTGGAG GCTGTTGTCCGACAAAGAGAAACAACCATTCATTGAAGAGGCAGAGCGTCTCAGgcagcagcacaagaaagacTACCCAGACTACAAGTACCAGCCGCGTCGCCGCAACAAGaatgacaacaacaagaagGCCCCACCCAACCGCCCAGTCCCCTCGCCTGACCCCTCCCACCAGGTATCGACCAAGGCCTTGCTCAGCACCATGGTTGGGGAGGAGATCACGGACGCCAATCTGAAGGAGAGAACCGACAAGCTGGGGATGATGATGGGAGGGGCAGTTGGACAGGGACCACCCACTCCACCAACCACACCCAAGAATGATGCTGATTGTACTCGTCCAACAAAGCGGCAGAAGTACTCCCTGAAGGTGAAGACCGAGATGCCCATGGACTTTGCTGGGGTGGATGTGCGTGACTTTGGCAGCGAGATGATGGGAATGGAGGAGATTTCTTCAGAAGAACTTGACCAGTACATTGTGCAAACGATTGCCAGCGTGACTGCCTCACACACCATGCCTTGTCAGCAGGGTATGATCAGACAGACCTGCCAAATGCCCCCCTTTACCACCAACAGTAGTTATGACATGGCCAACATCAATGTGAGTACACAGAGTGGTAATGCAAGGGGGCAGTGGCTTGGAAGGCCCCTGGCTACTGGTGGTAATACCAGCCCCTTGCAGGCAACCATTCTGGACAATGTGTCTGTGAATTCAAAGCTTGAGCAAGACATGATGTCCCCACCACCACAATATCCATCAACACAGCACCATCAGATGCAGGCATTCAACTTTGCTGCCATGCAACAAgtgcagcagcaacaacagcaacaacagcagcagcagcagcaacaacaacaatcgtATGACTTCAGACAAGCCTCCCAATGTGATTTCCCTCAGCAGCAACATTCTCCCAGGGCACAAATGGACTTCTACAATGCAAACCCTTCCACCCCTGCCAGTGGCATGCCCCCAGCCTACCAGTACCCCCACACTTCCCCCCAGCGGTCTCCAGCTTATGTAGATCTCAGTGAACCAACAATGCTCCAAGACTCCAGACCATGGGAGGCTTATGCAAGTGCAGTGCGGTCTTGA